From a single Populus trichocarpa isolate Nisqually-1 chromosome 17, P.trichocarpa_v4.1, whole genome shotgun sequence genomic region:
- the LOC7461263 gene encoding MLP-like protein 28, producing the protein MSLSSRMEVAVETSVPAEKFHDIFSTSTITQLSSMSPAKVQAIHLLKGEWEKPGCTISWNFYIDGAPTAAKVMEDIDNTKLSTTFNVIEGDLMGAYKSFKAIVQATPKGHGSVVRWTMIYEKLSENIPAPTAFVDFAVDLTKDINAHMTQAQA; encoded by the exons ATGTCTCTTAGTAGTAGGATGGAGGTTGCTGTAGAAACCAGCGTTCCTGCTGAAAAGTTTCATGATATTTTCAGTACCAGTACAATAACCCAATTATCCTCCATGAGTCCTGCTAAGGTCCAAGCTATTCATCTCCTTAAAGGTGAATGGGAGAAACCTGGCTGTACTATCAGTTGGAATTTTTATATCG ATGGAGCCCCTACGGCCGCCAAGGTTATGGAAGACATAGATAACACAAAACTATCGACCACCTTCAATGTGATTGAAGGAGATTTAATGGGGGCTTATAAGAGTTTCAAAGCCATCGTTCAAGCTACTCCAAAAGGTCATGGCAGCGTGGTGCGTTGGACAATGATATATGAGAAGCTGAGTGAAAATATTCCAGCTCCAACAGCATTTGTGGACTTTGCAGTCGATTTAACCAAAGATATTAATGCTCACATGACCCAAGCACAGGCATGA